A single genomic interval of Aegicerativicinus sediminis harbors:
- a CDS encoding two-component regulator propeller domain-containing protein, producing MNKSTNIISCTIKIVIALAIISITACKQTTKAPPLPYMASEYEQPKTFDYSITESDSIKWQTIDYPGLEKIPKIKFDMATLPSKPIDIDNVHSIKGVPTTEVLNWNNLTSSKFDYGSLPTQELKIKVKKLGAPTVEKAGPTTVSFQNSRGIYNLETSFGLQGSVTTVFKDKNNYIWFGGTSSIVKYDSNQLEIYGIEQGFQFSNVQSIFEDSKGRLWVGDNNDLTFIDFEAKLIHVFVGLFPAGDRTYTIFEDNQGKIWAGGWFTGLKIIDLDNKEAKLFSVDQGLQDNGILNIDVDAENNVWINTRQGINILNFEKGSNTVINKDSKYPISGGSSFLRDNKGNLFIGHNDGLYILNPNKTSITFYTRDNINDNFGGIIRIIQDHEDNYWLGTFQGNLFSLNLDQNLFENFKLGGQQSAIIYNIVEGNNGLIWFSNVNGGGIYYLDRYGYRPGNFNATNGLEDGNVWGTLEDYTGKVWIGTYNGIDIYNPNTGNVQHLSPNDGLIAARATGLMEDSNNRIWSYSTFEGINIIDQQNGTIQHLLDSRFFNDDFNISEILEINPNEFVLGSFGGEIYLLNENDNTLKKFELNNASTTYWVDGITIDSKNRIWIATREEGVAIISEDFKTLSWVKGETGLLTNQTSCITSNDNDIWLGTQRGVQKLNIQDKSSITFTKDQGLPANDIYSIKTNGNDIYAGSSKGFTRISYIPNKENDSNQWTLKSIGYEQGLNYVDVSQNSISFDKKGRLWAGVESQILTVIELPTNDTVPPNAFITGFKIFDKEAKFTTNTDSLWKLTENDKILSTNEKDILYSAGGNSEEKPSTSEMTFAGVEGPYNLPKNLELKPDKNFISFDYMGLQYKNQDKISFTYFLEGLDKTWSPITKETTTENYRDLPAGNYTFKVAAKNDNNIWSKPAEFNFTILPYWWQTWWAYLLFALVGSAILWRIIQYRSQWLKRENRLLEEKVSLRTTELRRKINQLKETQNQLIQSEKMASLGELTAGIAHEIQNPLNFVNNFSEINKELIDELQDEIKKGRMDEAFEISTDIKNNEDKIIHHGKRADSIVKGMLMHSRNHSGQKEFTDINALCDEYLRLSYHGLRAKDKSFNATMETEFDPSIKKVEIVPQDIGRVILNLLNNAFYAVQEKGKILNGNFVPKVKISTEKEDGKIKIKIQDNGNGIPQTVQDKIFQPFFTTKSAGHGTGLGLSLSYDIIKAHNGIITLDTKENEGTTFQIEIPENKKSNDG from the coding sequence GTGAATAAGTCAACTAATATCATTTCGTGTACTATTAAAATAGTAATAGCACTTGCCATTATTTCAATAACTGCATGTAAGCAAACCACAAAAGCACCACCATTGCCGTATATGGCATCGGAGTATGAACAACCAAAAACTTTTGATTATAGCATTACTGAATCAGACTCTATCAAATGGCAAACTATTGATTACCCTGGCCTAGAAAAGATTCCTAAAATTAAGTTCGATATGGCAACTTTGCCTTCAAAGCCAATTGATATAGACAATGTCCATTCTATCAAGGGTGTCCCAACAACAGAGGTACTTAATTGGAACAACTTAACTTCTTCCAAGTTCGACTATGGAAGCTTACCCACCCAAGAATTGAAAATTAAAGTAAAAAAATTAGGGGCACCTACAGTTGAAAAGGCTGGCCCAACTACAGTTTCTTTCCAAAATTCAAGAGGTATTTATAATCTCGAAACATCTTTTGGACTACAAGGAAGTGTAACTACTGTTTTTAAAGACAAGAATAACTATATATGGTTTGGTGGAACAAGTTCGATTGTAAAATATGATTCTAACCAATTAGAAATTTATGGTATAGAACAAGGGTTTCAATTTAGCAATGTCCAGTCAATTTTTGAAGATTCTAAAGGTAGACTTTGGGTAGGTGATAATAACGATCTAACTTTTATAGATTTTGAAGCAAAACTAATCCATGTGTTTGTAGGCTTATTTCCTGCAGGAGATAGAACCTACACAATTTTTGAAGATAACCAAGGTAAAATTTGGGCCGGTGGATGGTTTACTGGTCTAAAAATTATCGATTTAGATAATAAAGAAGCAAAATTATTTTCGGTAGATCAAGGTTTACAAGACAATGGAATTTTGAATATTGATGTTGATGCAGAAAACAATGTTTGGATAAATACCAGGCAGGGTATAAATATCCTAAACTTTGAAAAAGGCTCGAATACCGTTATTAACAAAGACTCAAAGTACCCTATTAGTGGAGGCAGTAGCTTTTTAAGGGATAATAAAGGAAATTTATTTATTGGCCATAATGATGGGCTATATATTTTAAACCCGAATAAAACTTCAATTACCTTTTATACACGGGATAACATAAACGATAATTTTGGAGGAATAATTAGAATTATCCAAGACCATGAAGACAACTATTGGTTAGGTACATTTCAAGGAAATCTATTCTCCCTTAATTTAGATCAAAACCTATTTGAAAATTTTAAGTTAGGAGGGCAGCAATCAGCCATAATTTACAATATAGTAGAGGGCAATAACGGTCTCATTTGGTTTTCTAATGTCAATGGTGGTGGGATTTATTATTTGGATAGATATGGGTATAGACCTGGAAATTTTAATGCCACTAATGGCTTAGAAGATGGAAATGTATGGGGCACATTGGAAGATTACACGGGAAAAGTTTGGATTGGAACTTACAATGGAATTGACATCTATAACCCTAATACCGGTAATGTTCAACACCTATCACCAAATGATGGCCTTATAGCGGCTAGGGCTACAGGCTTAATGGAAGATTCTAATAATCGAATTTGGTCTTATAGCACCTTTGAAGGGATTAATATTATTGACCAACAAAATGGGACGATTCAGCATTTATTAGATAGTCGATTTTTTAATGACGATTTTAACATAAGTGAAATATTAGAAATAAATCCTAATGAATTTGTTTTGGGATCATTTGGTGGGGAAATTTACCTATTGAATGAAAATGACAATACTCTTAAAAAATTTGAATTAAATAACGCTAGTACTACTTATTGGGTAGATGGCATCACAATAGACAGCAAAAATCGAATCTGGATTGCTACACGAGAGGAAGGTGTAGCAATTATTAGTGAAGACTTTAAAACGCTTTCATGGGTAAAAGGTGAAACTGGATTATTAACAAACCAAACATCTTGTATCACTTCAAACGACAATGACATTTGGCTTGGTACCCAAAGAGGCGTTCAAAAGTTGAATATTCAAGACAAGTCATCCATAACTTTCACAAAAGATCAAGGACTTCCAGCAAACGATATCTATTCTATTAAAACGAACGGGAATGACATTTATGCTGGTTCTTCAAAAGGATTTACTAGAATAAGTTATATCCCAAATAAAGAAAATGACAGTAATCAATGGACTTTAAAATCTATTGGTTATGAACAAGGCTTAAATTACGTCGACGTTTCTCAAAATAGCATAAGTTTTGATAAAAAGGGTAGATTATGGGCTGGGGTGGAAAGTCAAATACTCACGGTAATAGAACTTCCAACTAATGATACCGTCCCACCAAATGCTTTTATAACAGGTTTTAAAATATTTGATAAAGAAGCCAAATTCACCACAAACACAGACAGTCTATGGAAACTAACTGAAAACGATAAAATATTGTCGACAAATGAAAAAGATATTCTTTATTCGGCTGGAGGTAATTCAGAGGAAAAACCCTCCACTTCCGAAATGACTTTCGCTGGTGTTGAAGGCCCTTATAACTTGCCAAAAAATTTAGAATTAAAGCCTGATAAAAACTTTATCAGTTTTGATTATATGGGGCTTCAATATAAAAACCAAGACAAAATATCATTTACGTATTTCCTTGAAGGACTTGACAAGACATGGTCACCGATTACAAAAGAGACGACAACTGAAAATTATCGGGACTTACCCGCGGGCAACTACACTTTTAAAGTTGCTGCAAAAAATGACAATAATATTTGGAGTAAACCTGCGGAATTCAATTTTACCATTCTACCATATTGGTGGCAAACATGGTGGGCCTACCTCCTATTTGCCTTAGTTGGCAGTGCCATTTTATGGCGTATCATTCAATACCGATCACAATGGCTTAAGAGAGAAAATAGATTGCTTGAAGAAAAAGTATCACTGAGGACTACTGAATTAAGACGAAAAATCAACCAATTAAAGGAAACTCAAAATCAGTTAATCCAATCTGAGAAAATGGCTTCTTTAGGTGAATTAACCGCTGGTATCGCACATGAAATTCAGAACCCATTAAACTTCGTCAACAACTTTTCTGAAATAAATAAAGAACTCATAGACGAGCTTCAAGATGAAATAAAAAAGGGGCGTATGGATGAGGCCTTTGAAATATCCACCGATATAAAAAATAATGAGGACAAAATAATCCACCATGGAAAACGGGCCGACTCTATCGTAAAAGGTATGTTGATGCATAGCCGTAACCATAGCGGCCAGAAAGAATTCACAGACATCAACGCCTTGTGCGATGAATATTTACGGCTTTCCTACCATGGTCTTAGGGCCAAAGACAAATCTTTTAACGCCACTATGGAAACGGAATTCGACCCTAGCATTAAGAAAGTTGAAATTGTGCCACAAGATATTGGTAGGGTTATTTTGAATTTGCTGAATAATGCATTTTATGCCGTTCAGGAAAAGGGCAAAATACTCAATGGCAACTTTGTTCCCAAGGTAAAAATTAGTACAGAGAAAGAGGATGGTAAAATCAAAATCAAGATTCAGGATAATGGTAATGGCATACCACAGACCGTTCAAGATAAAATATTCCAGCCATTTTTTACGACCAAATCTGCTGGTCATGGTACCGGATTAGGCCTTTCTCTATCATACGATATAATTAAGGCACATAATGGCATAATAACCTTAGACACAAAGGAAAATGAAGGAACCACATTTCAAATTGAAATTCCTGAAAATAAAAAATCTAATGATGGATAA
- a CDS encoding alkaline phosphatase family protein has protein sequence MFQKYLQNCLLAAIIFSLNSFSAFSQSKLNDNPKIVVGIVVDQMGYGLLHKFKSKYGEKGFNRLINEGFNFENHNFNYIPTVTAAGHASIYTGTTPSDHGIINNTWYSREIKNLNDNVRDPQVRLLGIERDDIVGSSPNYLMVSTIGDELKKSNENSKVVSVSLKDRAAILPGGKMADAAYWYDWHFSPGNFVSSSFYFEEVPKWVEKFNEDGRASKALDSVWNTVYPIESYTESAPDDNSFERAIGGKPTPTFPYNFPELREVYRQQNAEYQLLLISPAGNSMLTEFGIQAIEEEKLGKDKDTDLFCISYSVTDVIGHTFGPQSVEMEDVMIRLDKEIEKLLDYLDDNFGQENYTAFITSDHGAGPPASQLAALGEPTGVISNRVYQDSINYHLAKTYGLKPWVEYFETENLFLRRELIEHENLDLSKIQKEVANYLLTLDGIAYAIPAGNLNKGKFEGKVENMIQNGFYPDRSGDVMVVYDHGTIQTIRRVLNIEDVKGSVHGSPYEYDTHVPLIWFGKGIKKGTSAEQVAPTDIAPTLAKILKVKMSESVKGKPLMEIFE, from the coding sequence ATGTTCCAGAAATATCTTCAAAATTGCCTCCTTGCAGCCATAATTTTTTCTCTTAACAGTTTTTCCGCTTTTTCGCAATCCAAGTTAAACGACAACCCAAAAATTGTAGTTGGTATAGTTGTCGACCAAATGGGTTACGGCCTGTTGCATAAATTCAAATCCAAATACGGAGAAAAAGGGTTTAACCGGCTGATCAATGAGGGTTTCAATTTTGAAAACCACAACTTTAATTATATACCTACAGTAACTGCTGCCGGACACGCCAGTATTTATACCGGAACAACACCAAGCGATCATGGCATCATCAATAATACGTGGTATAGTCGTGAAATAAAGAATCTAAATGATAACGTACGTGATCCGCAAGTACGATTATTAGGTATAGAACGTGACGATATTGTTGGTTCTTCACCCAATTATCTAATGGTTTCGACCATAGGTGATGAACTTAAAAAATCGAATGAAAATTCAAAAGTTGTCAGTGTTTCTTTAAAAGATAGAGCAGCCATATTGCCAGGTGGAAAAATGGCAGATGCTGCTTATTGGTACGACTGGCATTTTAGTCCGGGAAATTTTGTTAGTAGTTCTTTTTATTTTGAAGAGGTGCCAAAATGGGTAGAAAAATTCAATGAAGATGGAAGGGCCAGCAAGGCATTAGACTCAGTTTGGAACACAGTTTACCCTATAGAAAGTTATACAGAAAGTGCGCCAGATGACAATTCTTTCGAAAGAGCAATAGGAGGCAAACCCACACCAACTTTCCCTTACAATTTTCCAGAGTTACGAGAAGTATATAGGCAACAAAATGCCGAATATCAGCTCTTACTAATTTCTCCAGCCGGCAACTCAATGTTAACAGAATTTGGAATCCAAGCCATTGAAGAGGAAAAATTAGGCAAGGACAAGGATACCGATCTGTTTTGCATAAGTTATTCAGTAACAGATGTCATAGGACATACCTTCGGACCACAATCTGTGGAAATGGAAGATGTTATGATTCGGTTAGATAAGGAAATAGAAAAATTACTAGATTACCTGGATGATAATTTTGGTCAAGAAAATTATACGGCATTTATTACCTCAGACCATGGCGCAGGACCTCCTGCATCTCAACTTGCAGCCTTAGGCGAACCCACAGGTGTAATATCAAATAGGGTTTACCAAGACAGTATAAATTATCATTTGGCCAAAACTTATGGGTTAAAGCCTTGGGTAGAATATTTTGAAACAGAAAACCTATTCCTGCGCCGGGAATTAATTGAACATGAAAATTTAGACTTGTCTAAAATTCAAAAGGAGGTTGCAAATTACCTTTTAACTTTAGATGGAATTGCCTACGCTATTCCAGCAGGCAATTTGAACAAAGGAAAATTTGAGGGTAAAGTTGAAAATATGATTCAAAATGGATTTTATCCAGACCGATCAGGAGACGTTATGGTTGTCTATGATCATGGAACCATTCAAACCATCCGTCGAGTTTTAAATATTGAAGATGTAAAAGGATCTGTGCATGGATCACCTTATGAATATGATACCCATGTACCATTAATCTGGTTCGGTAAAGGCATAAAAAAAGGCACTTCGGCAGAACAGGTAGCGCCTACGGATATAGCACCAACTTTGGCTAAAATTTTGAAAGTTAAAATGTCTGAATCAGTAAAAGGAAAACCTTTAATGGAAATTTTTGAATGA
- a CDS encoding DUF6090 family protein, with the protein MISIFRKLRKDLIESNKTKRYIKYGIGEILLVVIGILIALQVNNWNENRKSEKRKTALLYALKSEFELNLVQLDSVLLYDKKVIESSYKALKLQPTDPLLQNRDSMRWLIQNTSWIWTFDPQNGALRSGMSSGDINLIENDTLVNMLFSWQDLVADAKENEDRTLMTRLEAKPVIGAYVRNVDYRGTESKILGESKFESDYIGLINDPLFEDYISDRLTRTSEAVKELGMVRKYNLQIIKMVDEELRSGN; encoded by the coding sequence ATGATTTCAATATTTAGAAAACTGAGGAAAGACCTTATTGAATCTAATAAAACCAAGCGATATATTAAATATGGCATAGGAGAGATTCTTCTAGTGGTTATTGGTATACTGATCGCCCTCCAAGTGAATAATTGGAATGAGAACCGCAAATCAGAAAAACGAAAAACAGCCTTATTATACGCCTTAAAATCTGAATTCGAACTGAATTTAGTGCAACTCGACAGTGTATTACTTTATGATAAAAAAGTAATAGAAAGTTCCTATAAAGCCTTAAAGCTTCAACCAACTGACCCCTTATTACAAAACCGTGATTCTATGAGGTGGTTAATACAAAATACCAGTTGGATTTGGACTTTTGACCCCCAGAATGGAGCCTTGCGATCTGGCATGTCATCAGGGGATATAAACCTTATAGAAAATGACACCTTGGTTAATATGCTATTCTCTTGGCAAGACTTAGTTGCAGATGCAAAGGAAAATGAAGATCGAACCTTGATGACTCGGCTTGAAGCAAAGCCTGTTATAGGGGCTTATGTTAGGAATGTGGATTATCGGGGAACCGAGTCAAAAATTTTAGGAGAAAGTAAATTTGAATCAGATTATATTGGTTTAATCAATGATCCCTTGTTTGAGGATTATATTTCGGATAGGTTAACAAGAACTTCTGAAGCTGTTAAGGAACTGGGGATGGTTAGAAAGTATAACCTTCAAATAATAAAAATGGTAGACGAAGAATTAAGAAGCGGAAATTGA
- a CDS encoding DUF6090 family protein, translated as MENKTSKYLKYAIGEIVLVVIGILIALQINNWSDQRKYDERMQSFLKNIQKDLKIDIENSQENLKLIREYINLHKTFLTTTDYSAFPTDSLEKLLDTRYFRFETNHTTFEKITNGGITQISNDEPLSDKIYNYYNTLLQRTELMNSWDLNSSRSKAEFIFSDETNFEIDIRNYGYENPQEIPMVLDSQTNRKRMLDILTRIYVRNELKLDLYRKSRIMEYFENRKDTIQDLISEIDKVLENY; from the coding sequence ATGGAAAACAAAACTTCCAAATATCTAAAATATGCCATAGGTGAAATTGTGCTGGTTGTTATTGGGATTTTAATTGCACTTCAAATCAACAATTGGAGTGATCAGAGGAAATATGATGAAAGGATGCAATCTTTCCTAAAGAACATTCAGAAAGATTTAAAAATCGATATTGAAAATAGCCAAGAAAACCTAAAACTTATCAGAGAATATATTAATCTTCATAAAACATTTTTAACCACAACAGATTATTCTGCATTTCCCACAGATAGTTTGGAAAAATTACTTGACACGCGTTATTTCCGTTTTGAAACAAATCACACCACTTTTGAAAAAATCACTAATGGTGGCATCACCCAAATTTCCAATGACGAACCTCTTTCCGACAAGATTTATAACTATTATAACACGCTATTACAAAGAACGGAATTAATGAATTCCTGGGACCTCAATTCGTCTAGAAGTAAAGCTGAATTTATTTTTTCAGATGAAACCAATTTCGAAATTGACATTCGAAATTATGGATATGAAAATCCACAGGAAATCCCAATGGTTTTAGACAGCCAAACAAACCGAAAGAGAATGCTTGATATACTAACAAGGATTTATGTGAGGAACGAACTGAAGCTAGATTTATATCGAAAATCGAGGATAATGGAATATTTCGAAAATCGAAAAGACACAATTCAAGATTTAATTTCAGAGATTGATAAGGTCTTAGAAAACTATTAA
- a CDS encoding DUF6090 family protein, producing the protein MIKFFRSIRQSLIMDNQTSRYIKYAIGEIVLVVIGILIALQLNNLNDDRKNTAEELFILNSLNDNLQSALKQSDYQMSVEKANVSRLIGVLGWSKDGTYINLDTISDSTFSKALWNIGPDIPILNTYTNLKNNNKIGLIRNQEITEKFTLLERSLEELKGMLDDRLIVHQTRIDDIAENDINFVRFLKLELKEIDISQEPINDYGSLLKNQRIRNLLSIKLRMTLDVVEDRESLNKEITDLKNLIEKEINRHR; encoded by the coding sequence ATGATTAAATTCTTTAGATCTATACGCCAATCTTTAATTATGGATAACCAAACTTCAAGATATATTAAATATGCCATCGGAGAAATCGTATTGGTAGTAATAGGGATTTTAATTGCCTTACAGCTTAACAATCTAAATGATGACAGAAAAAATACCGCAGAAGAACTATTTATTCTTAACAGCCTAAATGACAATTTGCAGTCAGCCCTAAAACAATCAGATTATCAGATGTCTGTTGAAAAAGCCAATGTTTCTCGACTTATAGGTGTCTTAGGTTGGTCTAAAGACGGAACTTATATAAATTTAGATACCATTTCCGACTCCACATTTAGTAAAGCGTTATGGAATATAGGACCAGATATACCTATACTAAACACCTATACAAATCTCAAAAACAACAATAAAATAGGGCTTATAAGAAATCAGGAAATTACAGAAAAATTCACGCTTTTGGAAAGGAGTTTGGAGGAGTTAAAAGGCATGTTGGATGACAGATTAATTGTCCACCAAACCAGAATTGATGACATAGCGGAAAATGATATCAATTTTGTACGCTTCCTAAAATTGGAATTAAAGGAAATTGACATTTCTCAAGAGCCTATAAATGATTATGGTTCCTTACTCAAAAATCAACGCATCAGAAATCTACTGTCAATAAAATTAAGAATGACATTAGATGTTGTAGAAGATCGAGAATCTCTTAATAAGGAAATAACAGATTTGAAAAACCTTATTGAAAAAGAAATAAACAGACACAGATAG
- a CDS encoding DUF6090 family protein yields MSKIWNKYRLDTLLKNKISKYFIYAIGEIVLVVIGILIALQINNWSSYKNDRLLEKQYLENFLRDFKNDSSSLAYFSDTYPKKIEVLLQARKYIHQGIEIKDSLAFIDNMGYGGVGSRASMVESKSTYDDMISTGNLRLLSNENLKQSILYYYQMVENTKLYLGNLRTEYATFINSFSPYDSRHSFQLEPKDVQLAFKAFKTDEFLRLTNSELTYAYAFRVRVDLLCKINSHVIKEINKEINRFEYD; encoded by the coding sequence ATGAGTAAAATATGGAATAAATACCGACTAGATACTTTACTAAAAAACAAAATTTCTAAATATTTCATATATGCAATAGGTGAAATAGTATTGGTAGTCATAGGTATTTTAATAGCTCTACAGATCAATAATTGGAGTTCCTACAAAAATGATAGATTACTTGAAAAGCAATACCTCGAGAATTTTTTAAGAGACTTTAAAAACGATTCAAGCAGCTTAGCATACTTTTCAGATACCTATCCGAAAAAAATTGAGGTTCTTCTTCAAGCTAGAAAATATATCCATCAAGGGATAGAAATAAAAGATTCACTTGCATTTATTGACAATATGGGCTATGGTGGAGTTGGTAGCCGAGCATCAATGGTAGAGTCCAAAAGCACCTACGACGATATGATTAGTACTGGTAATTTACGTTTATTGAGTAATGAAAATCTTAAACAATCTATTCTATATTATTACCAAATGGTTGAGAACACCAAACTTTATTTGGGCAACCTAAGAACAGAATATGCAACTTTTATCAATTCCTTTTCTCCATATGACTCAAGGCATAGTTTTCAATTAGAACCAAAAGATGTGCAGCTAGCTTTTAAGGCTTTTAAGACAGACGAATTTTTAAGATTAACAAATTCTGAATTAACCTATGCCTATGCTTTTAGGGTTCGTGTGGATCTATTGTGTAAGATCAACTCTCATGTTATCAAAGAAATTAATAAAGAAATAAATCGGTTTGAGTATGATTAA
- a CDS encoding DUF6090 family protein, giving the protein MIKIFRSIRQSLIMEQNNARYLKYALGEIVLVVVGILIALQINNWNEDQKFHKLEIKKLREISNSLIQTKANIQQAQEEDSRWMHYNEIILEHLEYRKPYTPELDVSFGSYFWFSRPEIEFSAFEQLKSTGLDLVSNDQLRTEIVRLFEKRFQLIYSENNQWNLEYINVTLPIHLKLFRKVFPETWVPGNDEYAKPIDYDGLLDNDEFKNLLAENIALRKFGISYYDIAIEECNNLINSISTEINRLEDE; this is encoded by the coding sequence ATGATAAAAATTTTTAGGTCCATCCGTCAGTCATTAATTATGGAACAGAACAATGCCCGATATTTAAAGTATGCCCTTGGTGAAATAGTTTTGGTTGTCGTTGGTATTCTTATTGCACTCCAGATTAATAATTGGAATGAGGATCAAAAGTTCCACAAACTAGAAATCAAAAAACTTAGGGAAATATCTAATTCCCTTATCCAAACCAAAGCGAACATACAGCAAGCACAAGAAGAAGACAGCCGGTGGATGCATTACAACGAGATAATACTCGAACATTTAGAATACAGAAAGCCATATACCCCTGAATTGGATGTTAGCTTTGGAAGTTATTTTTGGTTTTCTAGGCCTGAAATAGAATTTTCTGCCTTTGAACAATTGAAATCCACCGGATTAGACCTTGTTTCCAACGATCAATTACGCACAGAAATCGTTCGCCTATTTGAAAAAAGATTTCAATTAATTTATTCCGAAAACAATCAATGGAATCTTGAATATATTAACGTCACCTTGCCAATCCATTTAAAGTTATTTCGAAAGGTATTTCCAGAAACGTGGGTACCCGGAAATGACGAATATGCAAAACCGATTGATTATGATGGATTGCTCGACAATGATGAGTTTAAAAATTTGCTGGCAGAGAATATAGCCCTACGCAAGTTCGGAATTTCTTATTATGATATTGCTATTGAAGAATGCAATAACTTAATTAATTCAATAAGCACCGAAATAAATCGATTGGAAGATGAGTAA
- a CDS encoding DUF6090 family protein, protein MNSFFRRIRHGLFQNKKFLNYSLYALGEIILVVAGILIALQINNWNEEKKEAKSLHTNILSIKNDLVEDSIIIEEILSTLQKQEQAAKRIIPVLESEDKIIKDSLEFILDFNELTTTPIIIDRNNTWQLLTSNGTLAEFPDPELLDMLNYYYNRTKELGINFTNSANPVRLELRKLKYELFEETEHRKFFPTPNPKVPSKKVYNAIFEDNRVLPLGRYIGSTASYFEKGYEDLLANVNSLIIYISNHYDHSKQ, encoded by the coding sequence ATGAATTCTTTTTTCCGAAGAATTAGGCATGGACTTTTTCAGAATAAAAAATTCCTCAATTATTCATTATATGCCTTAGGCGAAATTATCCTTGTAGTAGCAGGAATCTTAATTGCCCTCCAGATAAATAATTGGAATGAGGAAAAAAAGGAAGCCAAAAGCCTTCACACAAATATTTTATCAATTAAAAATGACTTAGTTGAAGATTCAATTATTATAGAAGAAATACTATCTACACTACAAAAACAGGAACAAGCAGCTAAAAGAATAATTCCAGTTTTAGAGTCGGAGGATAAAATAATTAAGGATTCCTTAGAATTTATACTCGACTTCAATGAATTAACTACGACACCTATTATTATAGATCGAAACAATACATGGCAGCTATTAACCTCCAATGGGACATTGGCCGAATTTCCGGATCCCGAATTATTAGATATGCTTAATTATTATTATAACCGCACCAAAGAACTTGGTATAAATTTTACCAATTCAGCTAACCCGGTGCGCCTAGAACTTCGTAAACTGAAATACGAACTCTTTGAAGAAACTGAACACCGTAAATTTTTCCCAACCCCAAACCCTAAAGTACCTTCAAAAAAAGTTTACAATGCCATTTTTGAAGATAACCGAGTACTTCCGCTAGGCCGATATATTGGTAGCACAGCCTCTTATTTCGAAAAAGGATATGAAGATTTGCTTGCAAATGTTAATTCCTTGATTATCTATATAAGTAATCACTATGACCACTCTAAACAATGA
- a CDS encoding DUF6090 family protein: MEPKTSKYLKYALGEIILVVLGILIALQVNNWNETRKNDALQRQILEQIKINLLEDKANLEGIKQNGLKAMASIDNILDNKITRKYPDSIKYWLGNIIQFDRFQPLTNAYEVLKSKGLDIIENKYLVFLLGRFYDDKATHIIKAVGDIENVFGDYWLEFLEKNMVSFKFKEFVKLRDASIFQNDLEKKNFLKLTQDNYLGSTIYLNEGIQLIDQILIHIP; the protein is encoded by the coding sequence ATGGAACCCAAAACATCTAAATACCTTAAATACGCCCTTGGGGAAATTATCTTGGTGGTCCTTGGTATTTTGATTGCATTACAGGTAAATAACTGGAATGAAACACGAAAAAACGATGCCCTCCAAAGACAGATTTTAGAACAAATCAAAATCAATTTATTGGAGGATAAAGCCAACCTTGAAGGAATTAAACAAAATGGATTAAAGGCAATGGCCTCAATAGATAACATCCTAGACAACAAAATTACTAGGAAATATCCGGACAGTATAAAATATTGGCTAGGGAATATCATCCAATTTGATCGTTTTCAACCTTTAACCAATGCCTATGAAGTGTTGAAGTCTAAAGGATTGGATATTATAGAAAATAAATATCTTGTTTTTTTACTAGGTCGGTTTTACGATGATAAGGCAACACATATTATAAAAGCCGTTGGAGATATAGAAAATGTTTTTGGCGACTATTGGCTAGAATTTCTTGAAAAGAATATGGTCAGCTTTAAATTCAAAGAGTTTGTGAAGTTAAGGGATGCTTCCATATTCCAAAATGATTTAGAAAAAAAGAATTTCCTAAAACTAACCCAAGATAATTACCTCGGCAGTACTATTTATTTAAATGAGGGCATTCAACTTATTGACCAAATCTTAATCCATATTCCTTAA